Proteins encoded by one window of Tunturibacter psychrotolerans:
- a CDS encoding acetyl-CoA carboxylase carboxyltransferase subunit alpha, which translates to MAEHETGRTAHSQAVSAPTPEAWIKTELARHPQRPYPMDFIAALFTDFSEIHGDRAFGDDAAMSCGMARFHDEPVMVIGNLKGRTLKERVARKFGSPDPEGYRKALRAMKIAEKFGRPVFTFMDLAGAYPGIGAEERGQAEAIARNLLEMSRLRVPTIATITGEGGSGGALALAVADRVLMLENAIYSVISPEACASIMWKDASKKQQAAAALKYTAVDVKLLGCVDEVLPEPWGGTQNDPEAAMVLVDQRLRDHLATLRDLPLDTLLEQRYTKFRNIAQFYTTA; encoded by the coding sequence ATGGCAGAACACGAGACCGGAAGAACAGCGCATTCCCAGGCAGTATCCGCACCAACTCCCGAAGCGTGGATAAAGACGGAGCTGGCACGGCACCCCCAGCGCCCCTACCCGATGGACTTCATTGCAGCATTGTTTACCGACTTCAGCGAGATCCATGGCGACCGTGCCTTTGGCGACGACGCGGCGATGAGCTGTGGCATGGCGCGTTTTCACGACGAACCGGTGATGGTGATCGGGAACCTGAAGGGCCGCACCCTGAAGGAGCGGGTCGCACGAAAGTTTGGCAGTCCTGATCCTGAGGGATACCGCAAGGCTCTGCGGGCAATGAAAATAGCGGAAAAGTTTGGCCGGCCCGTCTTTACGTTTATGGACCTTGCGGGCGCCTATCCTGGGATTGGGGCAGAGGAGCGTGGACAAGCCGAAGCGATCGCACGCAACCTGTTGGAGATGTCCAGACTGCGAGTTCCCACAATTGCGACTATTACCGGAGAAGGCGGCTCGGGCGGAGCTTTGGCGTTGGCCGTGGCCGATCGGGTGCTGATGCTCGAGAACGCGATTTATTCGGTTATCTCACCAGAAGCCTGTGCGTCGATCATGTGGAAGGACGCGAGCAAGAAGCAGCAGGCTGCTGCGGCTTTGAAATATACGGCAGTAGACGTCAAACTTCTTGGCTGTGTCGATGAAGTGCTGCCGGAGCCATGGGGTGGGACCCAGAACGATCCCGAGGCTGCGATGGTACTAGTCGACCAAAGACTGCGGGACCATCTTGCAACTCTTCGTGATTTACCGCTCGATACGCTATTGGAGCAGCGCTACACCAAGTTTCGCAACATCGCGCAGTTTTACACCACCGCTTAG
- a CDS encoding CPBP family intramembrane glutamic endopeptidase, giving the protein MQAINSTYPGRSERTLQLALFVTSATWFLASDVLAGRAARGISGRLSIDAARPLLAAFFLIFLLAVGFSILQAIAHRNSKLRDVLGLPKRATSLREWILGVALGWGCVVLAVLPMALMGKLDVQLWMQPRAVWLLLSNLGTLAIAALAEEIAFRGYPFRRLIEAVGPVAATIGMSLLFGLGHALNPGATWASVFVTMLAGLLLSVAWLRTHGLWLPWGLHFAWNASIGILFGLPISGINDFASVVQTRAVGPLWLTGGGYGPEGAGFTAIALLVGVVVLVRITRDYAWDYTHKPIVARGYALEVQPPPAHVAMEQQAPSAAPTSLVQILPMTSQTRSAGDEPKL; this is encoded by the coding sequence TTGCAAGCCATCAATTCGACATATCCAGGCCGCTCTGAGCGCACTTTGCAGCTGGCGCTCTTCGTAACATCTGCGACCTGGTTTCTCGCCTCGGATGTGCTGGCAGGGCGTGCAGCGCGTGGTATTTCGGGACGGCTTAGTATCGACGCCGCACGACCATTGCTCGCAGCGTTCTTTCTGATCTTTTTGCTGGCGGTCGGGTTCTCGATCCTACAGGCGATTGCACATCGAAACTCGAAGCTCCGCGACGTTCTTGGTCTGCCGAAGAGAGCAACATCGCTGCGAGAGTGGATTCTCGGGGTTGCTCTGGGTTGGGGTTGCGTAGTGTTGGCCGTTCTTCCGATGGCCTTGATGGGAAAGTTGGATGTCCAGCTGTGGATGCAGCCGCGAGCGGTATGGCTGTTACTTTCGAATCTTGGAACCCTCGCGATTGCAGCTCTGGCTGAGGAGATCGCATTTCGGGGTTACCCTTTCCGTCGCTTGATTGAAGCGGTTGGACCGGTCGCGGCAACAATTGGGATGTCGCTTCTGTTTGGGCTCGGACACGCTCTGAATCCCGGTGCAACCTGGGCGAGTGTTTTCGTGACGATGTTGGCTGGCCTGCTCCTCTCAGTGGCGTGGCTGCGGACACACGGCCTGTGGCTCCCCTGGGGGTTGCACTTTGCCTGGAATGCGAGCATTGGGATACTGTTTGGCCTTCCAATCAGCGGAATCAATGACTTCGCAAGTGTTGTGCAGACGCGGGCGGTTGGCCCTCTCTGGCTGACTGGCGGTGGTTACGGACCCGAAGGCGCTGGATTCACCGCGATTGCGCTACTGGTCGGAGTTGTGGTCCTGGTACGCATCACACGCGATTACGCATGGGATTACACGCATAAGCCGATTGTTGCGCGTGGATATGCGCTGGAGGTTCAGCCACCTCCGGCTCATGTGGCGATGGAGCAACAGGCGCCGTCAGCCGCTCCAACTTCGTTGGTCCAGATTCTGCCTATGACCTCGCAGACTCGTTCGGCTGGGGATGAGCCGAAGCTTTAG
- a CDS encoding dimethylarginine dimethylaminohydrolase family protein has protein sequence MMSSPALTSSAFAPLPHFNRPTFLMCPPEFYDVNYVINPWMAGNLHQPSRDAAFMQWKNLYRQLQRVADVRLLHAREGSPDMVFVAHAAVVQHGVAAVSSFTHPQRQTEERHLRKWLQEAGFLLWDTPRETSFEGEGDALFDANGGHLWAAHGVRTCRYSHKHVADAWHTSMTSLHLVDPRFYHLDLCFAPLAGGYLLYFPGAFDAASLEKIEEAYGADKRIAVSELEATQFGCNVINVGRDILMGAVETDLAKRLMERGFDVTEMPLGEFQRGGGSAKSLALRLSDSVLALGAVGAGSTT, from the coding sequence ATGATGAGCTCGCCTGCACTTACCTCCTCTGCCTTTGCGCCTCTCCCACATTTCAATCGCCCAACATTTCTCATGTGTCCGCCTGAGTTCTATGACGTGAATTACGTCATAAACCCGTGGATGGCGGGGAATCTGCATCAGCCGTCCCGGGATGCTGCGTTTATGCAGTGGAAGAATCTGTACCGGCAGTTGCAGCGGGTGGCGGATGTTCGGCTTTTGCATGCGCGGGAAGGGTCGCCGGATATGGTGTTTGTGGCGCATGCGGCGGTGGTGCAACACGGAGTTGCGGCAGTATCGAGCTTCACTCATCCGCAGCGGCAGACGGAGGAGCGGCATCTGCGGAAGTGGTTGCAGGAAGCGGGTTTTCTGCTGTGGGATACGCCGCGGGAGACTTCTTTCGAAGGCGAAGGCGATGCGCTTTTCGACGCCAATGGCGGCCATCTATGGGCTGCACATGGGGTTAGGACATGCCGTTATAGCCATAAGCATGTCGCTGATGCCTGGCATACGAGCATGACTTCGCTGCACCTTGTAGATCCGCGGTTTTATCACCTGGATTTGTGCTTTGCGCCACTGGCTGGGGGGTATTTGCTGTACTTTCCTGGGGCGTTTGATGCAGCTTCGCTGGAAAAGATCGAAGAGGCCTACGGGGCCGATAAGAGGATTGCCGTCAGTGAGTTAGAGGCTACACAGTTTGGCTGCAATGTGATCAACGTTGGCCGAGATATTTTGATGGGGGCCGTGGAGACGGATCTTGCTAAACGGCTGATGGAGCGTGGTTTCGACGTAACGGAGATGCCGCTCGGCGAGTTTCAGCGAGGGGGTGGGTCGGCGAAGTCGCTGGCGCTGCGCCTGAGTGATTCGGTGCTGGCTTTGGGGGCAGTTGGGGCGGGGTCGACTACATAG
- the pyrF gene encoding orotidine-5'-phosphate decarboxylase, with the protein MSDPKSRLAVALDYPDAHQTMKLVDSLGQTCQWFKVGMELYYAAGNDIVRQLRDRGFDVFLDLKLHDIPNTVAGAVRSVTQTGAALLTIHANGGAAMMTAAAEAAKAPGSPRLLAVTVLTSMDAAQLEGTGITASPADQVLRLAKLARQSGIDGFVCSAEEVASVRAATGPDTLLVIPGIRPAGAAIGDQKRVATPAQAIAHGASLLVVGRPITQAADPAAAAEAILDEIAKAHSI; encoded by the coding sequence ATGTCCGACCCCAAAAGCCGCCTCGCTGTAGCCCTCGACTACCCAGATGCCCATCAAACCATGAAGCTCGTCGACTCCCTCGGCCAAACCTGCCAATGGTTCAAAGTTGGGATGGAGCTCTATTACGCAGCCGGCAACGACATCGTCCGTCAACTGAGGGATCGCGGCTTCGACGTCTTCCTCGACCTGAAACTCCACGACATCCCCAACACCGTAGCCGGTGCCGTCCGCTCAGTCACCCAAACCGGAGCCGCCCTCCTGACCATCCACGCCAATGGCGGCGCCGCCATGATGACCGCTGCCGCTGAAGCCGCCAAAGCCCCTGGTTCACCTCGCCTCCTCGCTGTCACGGTCCTCACCAGCATGGACGCCGCCCAACTCGAAGGCACCGGCATCACCGCCTCCCCCGCCGATCAGGTCCTCCGCCTCGCAAAGCTGGCCAGACAATCCGGCATTGACGGCTTCGTCTGCTCTGCCGAAGAGGTCGCCTCCGTCCGCGCAGCCACCGGCCCCGACACCCTTCTTGTCATACCCGGAATCCGCCCCGCAGGCGCTGCCATTGGCGATCAGAAGCGTGTCGCCACCCCAGCCCAGGCCATCGCCCACGGAGCCTCCCTGCTGGTCGTAGGCCGCCCCATCACGCAGGCCGCAGACCCAGCCGCAGCCGCCGAGGCCATTCTCGACGAGATAGCCAAAGCCCATTCAATTTGA
- a CDS encoding Acg family FMN-binding oxidoreductase has product MKRRSFLKCAGAVTVVVAGGGVWRAYDQGVFRVGEGPAYEPWKDWRATNDGPLALVRAAILAASPHNTQPWMFKVTNSSIELYIDPTKNVGALDPYLREEHIGIGCALENLMLAAPANGYVATATLQPGKLEPIPVDPKPRLLARVDLATGRRDASELYDAIPRRHTNRSPYDPQKPVPSDFFEALARLPGDDPEVKLFLFSAEADQRRIAEVSSAANTEIYSDPEVRRGSERWVRMQWNSLEEHRDGLTIDAFGLRPVEGAVVKMMTPGMVQWASSHSEKNGYVNLMLDAPLVGFIAVRDRYDQEQCLRAGRIWERAHLLATVRGLAARPCNEAVEMVDHERAQGRPASSAALLNEITGDSEWQPTFVFYMGFPTLAAHASPRRPLQSVLV; this is encoded by the coding sequence GTGAAGCGCAGATCGTTTCTCAAGTGTGCAGGGGCGGTTACCGTCGTCGTAGCAGGTGGCGGCGTCTGGCGCGCCTATGATCAGGGCGTCTTTCGTGTCGGTGAAGGACCAGCCTATGAGCCTTGGAAAGACTGGCGCGCTACAAACGACGGTCCTCTCGCCCTGGTGCGTGCGGCGATTCTTGCCGCCAGTCCGCACAACACCCAACCCTGGATGTTCAAGGTCACCAACTCCTCTATCGAGCTGTACATCGATCCCACTAAGAACGTCGGTGCACTCGATCCTTATCTGCGTGAAGAACACATCGGCATTGGCTGCGCGCTGGAGAACCTGATGCTCGCTGCGCCTGCGAACGGCTACGTGGCCACGGCGACGCTTCAGCCTGGAAAGCTTGAGCCTATTCCCGTCGATCCGAAGCCACGGCTGCTTGCCCGCGTGGATCTCGCGACAGGGAGACGTGATGCGAGTGAGCTGTACGACGCCATTCCACGGCGCCACACCAACCGTAGTCCTTATGATCCGCAAAAGCCTGTCCCGTCGGATTTTTTCGAAGCGCTCGCCCGTCTGCCTGGCGACGATCCGGAGGTAAAACTGTTTTTGTTTAGCGCCGAAGCCGATCAGAGAAGAATCGCCGAAGTAAGTTCCGCCGCGAACACGGAGATCTACTCCGATCCCGAGGTCCGGCGTGGCAGCGAACGCTGGGTGCGAATGCAATGGAACTCCTTGGAAGAACATCGGGATGGCTTGACCATAGACGCCTTCGGCCTGAGGCCCGTCGAAGGCGCGGTTGTCAAAATGATGACCCCGGGAATGGTGCAATGGGCCAGCTCCCATAGCGAGAAGAATGGCTATGTGAATCTGATGCTCGACGCGCCGCTCGTCGGGTTTATCGCCGTGCGTGACCGCTACGATCAAGAGCAGTGTTTGCGTGCGGGGCGAATCTGGGAGCGCGCGCATCTCTTAGCGACGGTTCGTGGGCTCGCTGCACGTCCCTGTAACGAAGCCGTAGAGATGGTGGATCATGAACGGGCGCAGGGCAGACCGGCCTCCAGTGCAGCCCTGCTCAATGAAATTACTGGCGATTCAGAATGGCAGCCGACGTTTGTTTTCTATATGGGCTTTCCAACCCTGGCAGCTCACGCTAGTCCCCGCCGTCCCCTTCAATCCGTGCTCGTCTGA
- the htpG gene encoding molecular chaperone HtpG: MSKREFQTEVSQLLQLIIHSLYSHPEIFLRELVSNSSDALDKLRHLTLTEDAYKALPFNPRIDLELDEEKKTLTISDTGIGMNEEDLTSNLGTIARSGTKNFLSQLSGDAKKDSNLIGQFGVGFYSVFMVADKVEVVSRKAGEEQAWRWVSDGKSGFDIEPAQREVAGTTLVIHFNEEGNQYANSWRLQEIVKKYSNHIAFPIFLTYDKSEWNEAEKKSNKVRTTEQVNAASALWRRPKSELTDEDYKELYKSVSGGWDDPLFWFHTKAEGSLEYTTLFYIPAKAPLDLYHAEYKVGVKLYVKRVFIMDDAKELLPQYLRFVRGIIDSEDLPLNVSREILQQNKVLTSIRTASVKKILGELKNVAANQPEKYLEFIAEYNRPLKEGIYGDFTNREALLDLVRFKSTQVEGLTSLADVKSRMKEDQKSIYYITGGAETLLRTSPLLEIYKKKGIEVLILDDDFDEVIFSGVEKYGEIDLKAVNKSSTSEDLKSEEEPGKAEDLKPLLEMLKKTLGDRVKDVRASVRLADSPSCIVSDEEEPSLKMQQMMRAMGQKDIPALKPTLEINPDHEIVKKLLARSDDAVAQDAAWLLFDQALLMEGVAIPDPAAFVQRLNRVLNLSV, translated from the coding sequence ATGTCGAAACGTGAATTTCAAACTGAAGTTAGTCAGCTGCTGCAACTGATCATCCACTCGCTTTACTCTCACCCGGAGATTTTTCTTCGTGAACTGGTGTCGAACTCGTCGGACGCACTGGATAAACTGCGTCATTTGACGCTGACCGAGGACGCGTATAAGGCGCTCCCGTTCAACCCGCGTATTGATCTTGAGCTTGATGAGGAGAAGAAGACTCTTACGATCAGCGATACCGGTATCGGGATGAATGAGGAGGATCTGACCTCGAACCTCGGTACGATTGCGCGGTCCGGAACGAAGAACTTCTTGTCGCAGCTCTCTGGCGATGCGAAGAAAGATTCGAACCTGATTGGGCAGTTTGGTGTTGGGTTCTACAGCGTGTTCATGGTCGCGGATAAGGTTGAGGTGGTTTCGCGCAAGGCCGGAGAAGAGCAGGCGTGGCGTTGGGTGAGCGATGGCAAGTCTGGATTTGATATTGAGCCTGCACAGCGGGAGGTTGCGGGGACCACGCTCGTGATTCACTTCAACGAGGAAGGGAACCAGTACGCGAATAGCTGGAGGCTGCAGGAGATTGTTAAGAAGTACTCCAACCACATCGCGTTTCCGATCTTTCTGACTTACGACAAGAGTGAATGGAATGAGGCGGAGAAGAAGTCGAACAAAGTTCGCACTACGGAGCAGGTAAATGCTGCGAGTGCGCTGTGGCGTCGTCCGAAGAGCGAGTTGACGGATGAGGATTACAAGGAGCTTTACAAGTCGGTTTCGGGGGGATGGGATGATCCTCTGTTCTGGTTCCATACCAAGGCTGAGGGGAGTCTCGAGTACACGACCTTGTTTTACATTCCGGCGAAGGCTCCGCTGGATCTTTATCACGCGGAATATAAAGTCGGCGTGAAGCTGTATGTGAAGCGCGTCTTCATCATGGATGATGCGAAGGAGTTGCTGCCGCAGTATCTGCGGTTTGTGCGCGGGATTATCGACAGCGAAGATCTTCCGTTGAATGTGAGCCGCGAGATTCTGCAGCAGAATAAGGTGCTGACGAGTATTCGCACGGCTAGCGTGAAGAAGATTCTGGGTGAGTTGAAGAATGTTGCTGCGAATCAACCGGAGAAGTACCTGGAATTTATTGCGGAATATAACCGTCCGTTGAAGGAAGGGATCTACGGGGACTTTACGAATCGCGAGGCGTTGCTGGATCTGGTTCGGTTCAAGTCGACGCAGGTGGAAGGGTTGACGAGCCTTGCCGATGTGAAGTCGCGGATGAAGGAAGACCAGAAGAGTATCTACTACATCACGGGTGGAGCGGAGACGCTGCTGCGGACCTCACCTTTGCTTGAGATTTACAAGAAGAAGGGCATTGAGGTTCTGATTCTCGATGATGACTTCGATGAGGTGATCTTCTCTGGTGTTGAGAAGTATGGAGAGATCGATCTGAAGGCGGTGAATAAATCTTCGACTAGCGAGGATCTGAAGAGCGAAGAGGAGCCTGGGAAGGCTGAGGATCTGAAGCCGCTGCTGGAGATGTTGAAGAAGACGCTCGGCGATCGCGTGAAAGATGTGCGGGCGTCGGTACGGCTTGCCGATAGTCCTTCGTGCATTGTTTCGGATGAAGAAGAGCCGTCGTTGAAGATGCAGCAGATGATGCGGGCGATGGGGCAGAAGGATATTCCTGCGCTGAAGCCTACGCTCGAGATTAATCCGGATCACGAGATTGTGAAGAAGCTGCTGGCACGGTCGGATGATGCGGTGGCACAGGATGCGGCGTGGTTGCTGTTCGACCAGGCTCTGTTGATGGAGGGGGTTGCAATTCCTGATCCTGCGGCGTTTGTGCAGCGGCTCAATCGCGTGCTGAATCTTTCTGTTTAG
- a CDS encoding anti-sigma factor family protein — MPIPCDQNPITLASYLDGELPPDQIPAMHEHIATCPQCASEIAELTSLKSSLRAARGHHTPTLEFRKKLQQQIAPPRRPRPNMLRFIPVALALAAMLLLAFTWTQHSRRQDAFSEVADLHVNALASTNPLDVISTDRHTVKPWFQGRIPFSFNVPELTGSEFTLLGGRVVYLHQQPGAQLIVAMRQHKISVLIFQASSGQALPFPVSTEASGHNAFTVETWQSNGLRFLVIGDVDATEIERLAQSLKQANS; from the coding sequence ATGCCGATACCCTGTGATCAGAACCCCATTACCCTGGCCTCCTATCTCGACGGTGAACTCCCGCCCGATCAGATACCAGCAATGCACGAGCATATTGCAACTTGCCCGCAGTGCGCCTCCGAGATAGCCGAGCTAACGAGCTTGAAGAGCAGCCTTCGCGCAGCCCGGGGCCACCACACTCCCACCCTCGAGTTCAGAAAAAAACTGCAACAGCAAATCGCTCCACCCCGCCGCCCTCGTCCCAACATGCTTCGCTTCATCCCAGTGGCCCTCGCACTCGCAGCGATGCTTCTCCTCGCCTTCACCTGGACACAACACTCCCGCCGCCAGGATGCGTTCAGCGAAGTCGCCGACCTCCACGTCAACGCCCTCGCCAGCACCAATCCTCTCGACGTCATCTCGACCGACCGTCACACCGTAAAGCCATGGTTTCAGGGTCGAATCCCATTCTCCTTCAACGTGCCTGAGCTTACAGGCAGCGAATTCACCCTGTTAGGCGGCCGTGTCGTCTATCTGCATCAGCAGCCGGGCGCACAGCTAATCGTCGCCATGCGTCAGCACAAGATATCTGTTCTGATCTTCCAGGCATCGTCCGGCCAGGCTCTACCCTTCCCTGTTTCCACCGAAGCTAGCGGTCACAACGCCTTCACCGTCGAAACCTGGCAGTCCAACGGCCTGCGATTCCTGGTCATCGGCGACGTAGACGCAACCGAAATCGAAAGACTCGCACAATCTCTCAAGCAGGCAAACAGCTAA
- a CDS encoding sigma-70 family RNA polymerase sigma factor, with protein MEPEFFEQLAMPLFDQLYNLAHWLTGDRADAEDLVQETYAKSLKGFRSFQQGTNLRAWMYRILRNTFHTSRTGLAAQNTSSIEEEEAQGTSVTAHTITPELLLLQQEGQQTVLDALAALPVAYREIILLSEVEEFSYREIAQILDVPIGTVMSRLSRARTALRRPQKANMLERSIDADTL; from the coding sequence ATGGAACCTGAGTTCTTCGAGCAGCTCGCAATGCCGCTGTTCGATCAGCTTTACAACCTCGCCCACTGGCTCACCGGCGACCGCGCAGACGCCGAAGATTTGGTGCAGGAGACCTATGCGAAATCACTCAAGGGATTCCGTTCTTTCCAGCAAGGCACCAATCTGAGAGCCTGGATGTATCGCATCCTGCGGAATACCTTCCACACCTCACGTACCGGATTGGCCGCACAAAACACATCTTCTATCGAAGAAGAGGAGGCGCAGGGCACGAGCGTAACGGCACACACCATCACTCCCGAGCTTCTTCTTCTTCAGCAGGAGGGTCAACAGACCGTCCTCGATGCCCTCGCCGCGCTCCCCGTCGCATATCGCGAGATCATCCTCCTCTCTGAGGTCGAGGAGTTCTCCTACCGCGAGATTGCCCAGATTCTGGACGTGCCCATCGGAACCGTGATGTCGCGTCTCTCGCGCGCTCGCACCGCCCTGCGGCGACCACAGAAAGCAAATATGCTGGAGAGGTCTATCGATGCCGATACCCTGTGA
- a CDS encoding group II truncated hemoglobin, with translation MQTVFEAAGGTDGLHRLADAWHRRVMADEVVAHAFSHGFHPQHTERLAAYWAEALGGPTTYSDSYGDETTVVRMHSGNGEHDEMDRRAIACFDQALADVGLANNGTLRQVLHDYFAWATTTTMSRYHHSSADVPNGLRIPRWSWNGLQQ, from the coding sequence ATGCAAACCGTCTTCGAGGCTGCAGGTGGTACCGACGGTCTACACCGTCTAGCCGACGCCTGGCATCGTCGGGTGATGGCCGACGAGGTCGTCGCTCATGCGTTCAGCCACGGCTTCCACCCCCAGCATACGGAGCGACTCGCCGCCTACTGGGCCGAGGCACTCGGTGGCCCCACCACGTACTCCGACTCCTACGGTGACGAAACTACAGTCGTTAGGATGCACAGCGGGAACGGAGAACACGATGAAATGGATCGCCGCGCAATTGCCTGCTTCGACCAGGCTCTGGCCGATGTCGGACTAGCCAACAATGGTACTTTGCGGCAGGTGCTGCACGACTACTTCGCCTGGGCCACCACAACAACGATGTCCCGCTATCACCACTCCTCCGCCGACGTGCCGAACGGCCTCCGCATCCCACGCTGGTCATGGAACGGACTCCAACAGTAA
- a CDS encoding isochorismatase family cysteine hydrolase, whose translation MNQRFTNLDGFPGEFMSAAFRIDSAHTAVLSMDCQVGIVSMYTKGDQAAFLARAAGVLQFARASHITVMHVKVGFRPGLPEVSSKNQLFGAVKASPQHQRLFHEPLGSIDPALGPEDEIVITKHRVSAFTGTDLAMILRANDLDTLVLFGISTSGVVLSTLLEACDADFRVVVIKDCCADLDADLHSTLIEKLFPSRATVLSAADFLKLELVE comes from the coding sequence ATGAACCAAAGGTTTACGAACCTCGACGGCTTCCCGGGAGAGTTTATGTCCGCTGCGTTCCGTATTGATTCCGCTCACACTGCTGTCCTCAGCATGGATTGCCAGGTCGGCATCGTCTCCATGTATACAAAGGGTGATCAGGCCGCATTTCTTGCGCGTGCTGCTGGTGTCCTGCAGTTCGCTCGCGCGTCCCACATCACCGTCATGCACGTTAAAGTTGGCTTTCGACCGGGTCTTCCGGAGGTCAGTTCGAAAAACCAGCTATTCGGCGCGGTCAAGGCTTCTCCGCAACATCAAAGACTTTTTCACGAGCCTCTGGGCAGCATCGATCCTGCGCTCGGTCCCGAAGACGAGATTGTTATTACCAAGCATCGTGTTAGCGCCTTCACCGGCACCGACCTCGCCATGATTCTCCGCGCCAACGATCTTGACACGCTTGTCCTGTTCGGCATTTCCACCAGTGGCGTTGTTCTCTCCACGCTTCTTGAGGCGTGCGACGCCGATTTCCGGGTCGTCGTCATCAAGGACTGTTGCGCCGATCTCGACGCGGATCTGCACAGCACGCTCATAGAGAAGCTGTTTCCGTCGCGGGCAACTGTCCTCTCAGCCGCTGACTTTCTCAAGCTCGAGCTTGTTGAGTAA
- a CDS encoding ArsR/SmtB family transcription factor → MKKKATSKPVSLSEEQFYAIARALGDARRLAIVRQVAASEGMECSALHVHEELSPATVSHHMKELNEVGLVEIRRSGRSANLFLCRPVFDAYVRRLASL, encoded by the coding sequence ATGAAGAAGAAGGCGACAAGCAAACCGGTGAGCCTGTCGGAAGAGCAGTTTTATGCGATTGCGCGAGCGCTTGGCGATGCGCGGAGGCTTGCGATCGTGCGGCAGGTTGCGGCTTCGGAGGGGATGGAGTGCAGCGCGTTGCATGTGCATGAGGAGCTCAGCCCGGCGACTGTGTCCCATCATATGAAGGAGTTAAACGAGGTGGGGTTGGTGGAGATAAGACGGTCGGGGCGGTCGGCGAATCTCTTTTTGTGTCGACCTGTCTTCGATGCGTATGTACGGCGTCTCGCGTCACTTTAG
- a CDS encoding glucose 1-dehydrogenase encodes MGKLAGKVAVVTGASKGIGAAIAKELAAQGASVVVNYASSKEGADKVVAEITKAGGKAIAVGGSVAKAAEIDKLFAETKKAYGKLDILVNNAGVYEFAPLEGITEESIEKMFGINVRGLLLATKAGVALFPPEGGNVINIGSVASDQTPPMSAAYSGTKGAVDAITRVLAKELGPKKIRVNAVNPGPVVTEGFKSAGVEGSDFEKSMLQSTPLGRIGKPDDVATVVAFLASDDAGWVTGSLLQTAGGMR; translated from the coding sequence ATGGGAAAGCTTGCAGGTAAGGTAGCGGTTGTAACCGGAGCGTCGAAGGGAATTGGCGCAGCCATTGCGAAGGAGTTGGCGGCGCAAGGGGCGTCGGTTGTGGTGAACTACGCGTCGAGCAAAGAGGGCGCTGACAAGGTTGTTGCCGAGATCACCAAGGCCGGGGGCAAGGCGATCGCTGTGGGCGGCAGCGTTGCGAAGGCTGCAGAGATCGATAAGCTTTTTGCTGAGACGAAGAAGGCTTATGGCAAGTTGGATATTTTGGTGAACAACGCCGGCGTGTATGAGTTCGCTCCGTTGGAAGGGATTACCGAAGAATCGATCGAAAAGATGTTTGGCATCAATGTGAGGGGACTGTTGCTTGCCACCAAGGCGGGTGTGGCTCTGTTTCCACCAGAGGGCGGCAACGTGATCAATATCGGATCGGTCGCGAGTGATCAGACGCCGCCGATGTCGGCTGCGTACAGTGGCACGAAGGGCGCTGTGGATGCGATTACTCGTGTGCTGGCCAAGGAACTGGGGCCGAAGAAGATTCGGGTCAACGCGGTGAATCCTGGCCCAGTCGTAACTGAGGGCTTCAAGTCGGCGGGCGTTGAGGGAAGCGACTTCGAGAAGTCGATGCTGCAGAGCACGCCGCTCGGCCGCATCGGCAAGCCGGACGATGTCGCCACGGTGGTTGCGTTCCTTGCTTCTGACGATGCGGGATGGGTTACGGGTTCGCTGCTGCAGACTGCGGGCGGGATGCGGTAA